A single region of the Anticarsia gemmatalis isolate Benzon Research Colony breed Stoneville strain chromosome 11, ilAntGemm2 primary, whole genome shotgun sequence genome encodes:
- the LOC142976674 gene encoding scavenger receptor class B member 1-like encodes MGYISKGSYEPIKSPKLKLLICTTFGILFMVLVALSIILDPVVMLARYLSRVDYGTFVHEALSRETDSVHLSVYLFNVTNAEQFVSGEDEKLKIQEVGPFTYQENRTNEDLEIDLKAGVMRYTPRHRVTFLPEESIGNPEDMIVTMPNLAMLAMSSSVTTYGLLAKFGFNMLASQLRSNATVTMSAYDYLWGYDEPLIRTGNQFLPGWISFDKLGLLDRLYDKNATFRMEVSSREEDKFMIKKVNGIGGLKPWGYEDPETRTSCNSFNNTFEGLSYPPQLSPTRPLKIYRNVLCRFMELEYQGTTNTDIGVEGLVYRVTNRSYDSIPENQCLCSKGICYEGISDLSPCMYGLPTVLSNAHFYETDPSIYEKIEGFTPNEEEHGSKFTIEQTIGMVMTTKFSVQLNVMVRDVSFNSKVKSFSNMFVPIAYFKIEQPKLADDLVATLKMIHIYSPYSLLTAQVILIIAGLLLLSHSARILYWNWIYTKRNGIAFQMQTKNAKEVSSEPLMKS; translated from the exons ATGGGTTACATCAGTAAAGGAAGCTATGAGCCGATCAAATCGCCCAAAT TAAAGCTGTTAATCTGCACGACATTTGGGATCCTCTTCATGGTGTTGGTTGCATTGTCAATTATCCTGGACCCTGTGGTTATGTTAGCTAGATAC CTATCTCGCGTGGACTACGGCACGTTCGTCCACGAGGCCCTGAGCAGAGAGACGGACAGCGTGCACCTGTCTGTGTACCTGTTCAACGTGACCAACGCAGAGCAGTTCGTCAGCGGAGAAGATGAGAAACTCAAGATCCAGGAGGTCGGACCTTTTACCTATCA AGAGAACCGCACAAATGAGGATCTGGAGATAGACCTAAAAGCCGGTGTGATGAGGTACACTCCTCGACACCGCGTCACCTTCCTCCCCGAAGAGTCTATCGGCAACCCCGAGGATATGATCGTTACTATGCCAAACCTTGCTATGTTG gCTATGTCATCCTCAGTGACAACCTACGGCCTCCTAGCGAAGTTCGGCTTCAACATGCTGGCCTCTCAACTGAGGAGCAACGCCACCGTCACTATGAGTGCTTACGACTACCTCTGGGGCTACGACGAACCCCTCATCAGAACCGGCAACCAGTTCCTCCCTGGATGGATCAGTTTTGATAAACTTGGATTACTTGATCGG ttataCGACAAGAACGCGACGTTTAGAATGGAGGTGAGCAGCAGAGAGGAAGACAAGTTCATGATCAAGAAAGTGAACGGCATCGGAGGTCTGAAACCTTGGGGATATGAGGATCCTGAAACTAG AACATCCTGTAACAGCTTCAACAACACCTTCGAAGGTCTAAGCTACCCCCCACAGCTGTCCCCCACTCGCCCCCTAAAAATCTACCGGAACGTCCTCTGCCGGTTCATGGAGCTGGAGTACCAGGGGACCACGAACACGGACATAGGGGTCGAGGGCCTGGTGTATAGGGTCACCAACAGGAGCTATGACAGCATCCCGGAGAATCAGTGTCTTTGTAGCAAGGGAATCTGTTATGAAGGGATCTCGGATCTGTCGCCGTGTATGTATG GTCTCCCCACGGTGTTATCAAACGCGCACTTCTATGAAACAGACCCTTCCATCTACGAGAAGATTGAAGGCTTCACTCCCAATGAAGAGGAACATGGCAGCAAGTTTACTATCGAACAA ACTATAGGCATGGTGATGACGACGAAGTTCTCAGTGCAACTGAACGTGATGGTGCGCGACGTGTCCTTCAACTCCAAGGTCAAGAGCTTCTCCAACATGTTCGTGCCTATTGCTTACTTCAAAATT gaGCAGCCAAAACTCGCAGACGACCTAGTCGCCACACTGAAAATGATCCACATATATTCCCCCTACAGTCTTCTCACAGCCCAAGTGATCCTCATCATAGCTGGTCTTCTTCTCCTCTCACACAGTGCCAGGATCCTTTACTGGAACTGGATATATACTAAACGAAACGGAATCGCGTTTCAAATGCAGACTAAAAACGCTAAGGAAGTTAGTAGCGAACCACTTATGAAGAGCTAG